In Misgurnus anguillicaudatus chromosome 5, ASM2758022v2, whole genome shotgun sequence, a genomic segment contains:
- the igsf9b gene encoding uncharacterized protein igsf9b isoform X3, producing the protein MVQKRLGFLNVTIVTALCILCPSLSADSVVQGRVGGFAELGCSLTNPSEGGTTPNLFPLHVVEWVRLGYNVPILIKFGGYTPRVHPNYRGRVSLTRGASLLVDKLTLDDEGWFECRILLLDKTTDEFQNGTWTFLSISAPPVFIKTPPALLEVMLGESLTLRCDAHGNPKPTITWRKDDRTAEEYDAVQQVFNETLSLSKVTRETAGMYKCHVSNTEGNLTHTTQLQVKGPPVIIIAPEDTTMNMSQDAILQCQAEAYPSNLTYEWWKQDQNVYHIETLKSRIKIQVDGTLLISGLIPEDSGNYTCTPSNGLMTPPSASAYLKVKHPARVVRMPRETYLPAGMGGTITCPVQAEPPMMYVNWTNDGASLDLEQYPGWMVNSEGSVFIAAANDDAVGVYSCTAYNSYGTMGQSEPTKVILEDPPSFRVSPRAEYLQEVGRELMIPCQSQGDPAPNITWRKVGPAPRSPFTVLSNGSLVLSPLTKDHQGDWECLATNRVATVSVPTTVLVLGTSPHAVTSVSVDPGINQVNVSWEPGFDGGYTQKFTVWVKATIRRKHEWASIPVPTSKASMLVTGLQANTSYQFSVLPQNKLGSGPFSEMATIRTLAPAEAPPTGMTSVVTLLPPTSLSANRTSVGIILQWLPPAEVSPAITAIVLQARREKGEWLSLYETIAVNATELIVQGLAKDSNYELRLLSRRDKLIGVPSESILISTKGMEMYPAPPNLLASVPEPLLAGVIGGVCFLFVAIILSLVTVCVRNRRKDQGRRKKKDDIPPAFQKSLSPQVGSPSDSPDSVLKFKLCPLNFFPSSSSSDRSNRSSFNKGSRSEDQDQKKQLLSSPSPTPCYTQFESHFGGSPSSTSAIESISRGPDGRFIIQPSLKNSSPTRINKNLEKEFTQSPARACIEGSNNGSNESNSVSSERSGRREKSSALTLVPPDQERPPQSPGRVKAMARNLSRHGCFYSDDEQGFSEALLEEASFYSDPSEKRVSDSLRKYRSVGHKDDIFPSLTRRARALEKERLFYQAGYKPIGGDSQLTEPSTMISQLDGEQEEDNLSKCLRLVKEREEMERELEHYTTSRRAQVHEKEQRRAKSVSPLRKWTGAESEDPIWKHQKIHLRQKPRPSSLAQHVSDYRRGCYFGNTSSPMERLLPSSPLYIQWDISPVTSPTSLVPVQSLSEGNTPRCLYPHGPHKDTPKEEDSVEADITCSSATLFTSLSLRPFNSNSLSPIRTDLSRAQNRCSERSLKRDQDIPNRNLAEDDCMREKKNVTDVPACGSSSPLSLQPPELHHVMAGRNEDPSHGPFYSDLTDIEDLRNEQRVSLSHTPSGCSTLPYDHLKVGAKRNMVVNDEPSSLLQYNEQEREGIRARSRKSDKCVFSDSRISPLTLFENEVESDRSNFSRMSETMKVKVAPQPARMSPIQTSNILEYLSLPGFIEMSVDDPVEVTEPSETIEPSEQPETGKLFGDEPDVVPKIWDKHDEDHTITISHRNANVYESSTQIIPMGHSKPGSILNSEPCTQLQAGHSHAKAGTLEASCKGLSSHKPNEESSKPLLSLNTLGSPRQDCSKRSPAETLINTAKSMVAIVSSPKYAEKSSDSTSEQPHRPQGERNRISSRICQAPMPLMKKSLSIGPCPTLSQVGQPRPFLKKSISLGFPRWEHHENPRPYISETCYRDEFLHPNVKVKSCSLGHNSARYYPMSGPLWRGPVPFPPRFMEPSLSSRRELDPRRQPAIFPNISRWPLSYQETLRSVQHKYIPQDPPRPFGPPRPVARGNYLHPTEPRRGLQRPFLPRGYSWPSPYQTAFPLREQHFPREVDKGMSAGRVCTETEGRDIRGEGGRTSFASQSSGRGSVGPYGHLRQSLSITPTLLSSPETTEESERHRADSDLREQKSKRRNTSVDESYEWDAVEYSMDPSILEATKMGFGGAGRELREDLPPSTAGLQDNQSKRLHSISLPLVPQPPQRRYNRSLSDARFNALRQEFQEYRRAQESQDPCIPPDPDSDSSSALL; encoded by the exons GTCGCGTGTCTCTGACCCGTGGTGCATCGCTGCTGGTGGATAAATTAACTCTTGATGATGAAGGCTGGTTTGAATGTCGGATTCTTCTGCTGGACAAAACCACAGATGAGTTCCAGAACGGCACCTGGACCTTCCTTTCCATCTCAG CTCCTCCAGTGTTCATAAAGACACCACCTGCTCTTTTGGAGGTCATGTTGGGTGAATCTCTCACTCTTCGTTGTGATGCTCATGGAAACCCAAAGCCCACCATCACCTGGAGGAAAGATGATCGTACTGCAGAGGAATATGATGCAGTTCAG CAGGTATTCAATGAAACCTTGTCTTTAAGTAAGGTAACAAGAGAAACGGCTGGAATGTACAAGTGTCATGTGTCCAACACTGAAGGAAACCTTACCCACACCACCCAGCTACAGGTCAAAG GTCCTCCAGTTATCATCATTGCCCCTGAAGACACCACCATGAACATGTCCCAAGATGCAATTCTGCAGTGTCAAGCAGAGGCGTATCCTTCTAACCTCACGTATGAGTGGTGGAAACAAGATCAAAATGTCTATCACATCGA AACTTTGAAATCACGGATAAAAATTCAGGTAGACGGGACCCTGCTCATTTCGGGTCTGATCCCTGAGGATTCTGGGAATTATACCTGCACACCTTCCAACGGTCTCATGACTCCACCCTCTGCTTCAGCCTACCTCAAAG TTAAACATCCCGCGCGAGTGGTACGGATGCCCCGTGAGACGTATCTGCCCGCGGGGATGGGAGGAACCATCACATGCCCGGTTCAAGCTGAGCCGCCTATGATGTATGTAAACTGGACCAATGATGGAGCCTCGTTGGACCTAGAGCAG TATCCAGGTTGGATGGTGAACTCTGAGGGTTCTGTGTTTATAGCCGCAGCCAATGATGATGCAGTGGGCGTGTACTCCTGTACAGCCTATAACAGCTACGGGACGATGGGCCAATCAGAACCCACCAAAGTTATCCTGGAG GACCCACCATCGTTTCGTGTCTCGCCCCGTGCCGAGTACCTGCAAGAAGTAGGCAGGGAACTGATGATACCCTGTCAGTCTCAGGGAGACCCCGCCCCTAACATCACATGGAGAAAG GTTGGCCCCGCCCCTCGTTCACCGTTTACGGTCTTATCCAATGGCTCTCTGGTCCTGAGTCCGCTCACTAAGGATCATCAGGGGGACTGGGAGTGCCTTGCTACCAATCGTGTGGCCACTGTCAGCGTTCCAACTACAGTTTTAGTGCTAG GCACAAGTCCACATGCTGTTACCTCTGTGTCTGTGGATCCGGGGATAAATCAGGTCAATGTGTCCTGGGAGCCAGGCTTTGATGGAGGTTACACACAGAAATTCACTGTGTG GGTGAAGGCCACTATACGAAGGAAACATGAATGGGCATCAATCCCTGTACCAACGTCTAAAGCTTCAATGCTGGTGACAGGACTGCAAGCTAACACTAGTTACCAGTTCAGTGTTCTTCCCCAAAACAAACTGGGCTCTGGTCCTTTCAGTGAGATGGCCACTATCAGGACACTGG CCCCTGCAGAAGCTCCTCCCACTGGGATGACCTCCGTTGTAACGTTGCTCCCTCCCACATCACTGTCAGCCAATCGAACATCAGTGGGGATTATACTGCAGTGGTTGCCACCTGCTGAAGTGTCTCCAGCAATCACCGCTATTGTCCTTCAGGCAAGGCGGGAAAAAGGGGAGTGGCTCAGTCTGTACGAAACGATTGCTGTCAATGCGACAGAACTGATCGTACAGGGACTGGCAAAg GACTCCAACTATGAGCTTCGTCTTTTATCTCGCAGAGACAAGCTGATCGGTGTGCCCAGTGAATCGATTTTGATCTCCACTAAAG GTATGGAGATGTATCCAGCTCCACCCAATCTGCTGGCCTCTGTTCCTGAGCCCCTGCTTGCTGGGGTGATTGGAGGCGTGTGTTTTCTGTTTGTTGCCATCATCCTCTCTCTGGTGACAGTTTGTGTTAGAAACAGAAGAAAAGATCAAGGGCGAAGGAAGAAGAAAGATG ATATCCCCCCTGCCTTCCAGAAGAGTCTGTCTCCGCA AGTTGGCTCACCTTCTGACAGCCCGGACAGTGTGCTGAAATTCAAGTTATGCCCTCTAAATTTCTTTCCTAGCTCATCTTCTTCCGATCGTTCAAACCGTTCCTCCTTCAATAAGGGCAGCCGCAGTGAGGACCAGGATCAGAAAAAGCAGCTTCTTTCCTCACCATCTCCAACTCCATGCTACACTCAATTTGAGAGCCACTTTGGGGGCTCTCCATCATCCACATCTGCCATTGAATCCATATCCAGAGGTCCTGATGGCCGCTTTATTATTCAACCATCCCTTAAAAACTCTAGTCCAACTCGCATCAACAAAAACCTTGAAAAAGAATTCACACAATCCCCTGCTAGAGCCTGTATTGAAGGGAGTAACAATGGATCCAACGAATCAAATTCTGTAAGTTCAGAGAGGAGTGGACGGAGAGAGAAGTCTTCAGCATTGACACTGGTTCCTCCAGACCAAGAGAGACCCCCTCAGTCCCCTGGAAGGGTCAAGGCAATGGCCCGAAACTTATCGCGCCATGGCTGCTTTTATTCAGATGATGAACAGGGTTTCTCTGAGGCTTTGCTGGAGGAGGCCAGCTTTTATTCTGACCCCAGCGAAAAGAGAGTCAGTGACTCACTAAGAAAATACCGGAGTGTCGGCCATAAGGATGACATATTCCCGAGCTTAACCAGGAGAGCCCGAGCCTTGGAGAAAGAGAGGCTGTTTTATCAGGCAGGATACAAGCCTATTGGTGGAGACAGCCAGCTTACAGAGCCCAGCACTATGATTTCTCAGCTTGATGGAGAACAAGAGGAAGACAACTTAAGCAAATGCCTGAGGCTAGTGAAGGAGCGCGAAGAAATGGAAAGGGAGCTAGAGCACTACACAACCAGCCGAAGGGCACAGGTACATGAGAAAGAACAGAGGCGGGCCAAATCTGTAAGccctttaagaaaatggacagGTGCTGAGTCTGAGGATCCCATTTGGAAGCATCAAAAGATCCATTTACGGCAAAAACCACGACCGAGCAGCTTGGCCCAGCATGTCTCAGATTATAGGAGGGGCTGTTATTTCGGCAACACCAGCAGTCCAATGGAGAGGTTACTCCCATCATCTCCCTTATACATTCAATGGGACATAAGTCCTGTGACTTCCCCTACCAGTTTGGTGCCAGTGCAGAGCCTTTCAGAAGGAAACACTCCTCGCTGCCTGTATCCTCACGGACCTCATAAAGATACTCCCAAAGAAGAAGACTCTGTAGAAGCAGACATCACATGTTCATCAGCAACCCTGTTCACTTCTCTTTCACTTCGGCCTTTCAACAGTAATAGTCTCTCTCCCATTAGAACTGACCTGAGCAGAGCTCAGAATAGATGCTCTGAAAGATCCCTAAAAAGGGACCAAGACATACCCAACAGGAATTTAGCTGAGGATGATTGCATGCGAGAAAAGAAAAATGTAACTGATGTTCCAGCATGTGGTTCATCATCGCCACTGAGTCTTCAACCACCAGAGTTGCACCATGTAATGGCAGGGCGAAATGAAGACCCTAGCCATGGCCCATTTTACTCTGACCTTACTGACATAGAGGATCTAAGAAATGAACAAAGAGTCAGTCTTAGCCATACTCCCTCAGGTTGCTCTACATTGCCTTATGATCATCTGAAAGTAGGAGCAAAAAGAAACATGGTTGTAAATGATGAACCCAGCTCCCTGTTGCAATACAATGAGCAAGAAAGGGAGGGAATCAGGGCTCGATCCCGAAAGAGTGACAAATGTGTTTTCAGTGATAGTCGGATATCTCCCTTGACCCTGTTTGAAAATGAGGTTGAAAGTGACAGGTCAAATTTCTCTAGAATGTCTGAAACAATGAAAGTCAAAGTTGCTCCCCAACCAGCCAGGATGTCCCCCATCCAAACCAGTAATATCCTGGAATATTTGAGTCTTCCAGGTTTCATTGAAATGAGCGTAGATGATCCTGTAGAAGTGACTGAGCCTTCAGAAACCATTGAGCCCAGTGAACAACCAGAAACAGGGAAACTGTTTGGAGATGAACCAGATGTTGTTCCCAAAATTTGGGATAAACATGATGAAGACCACACCATCACCATTAGTCATCGAAATGCTAATGTTTATGAGTCTAGCACCCAAATAATTCCGATGGGACATTCTAAACCTGGGAGTATTTTAAATTCTGAACCCTGCACACAATTACAAGCAGGACATTCACATGCTAAAGCAGGCACTTTAGAGGCAAGCTGTAAAGGTTTGTCTTCACATAAACCGAATGAAGAGAGTTCTAAGCCTTTACTTTCTCTGAATACATTAGGGTCTCCAAGACAGGACTGTAGTAAACGTAGTCCAGCAGAGACATTAATAAACACAGCTAAAAGTATGGTAGCAATAGTTTCCAGTCCTAAATATGCTGAAAAAAGTTCAGACTCTACATCTGAACAACCTCATAGACCTCAGGGTGAGAGAAACAGGATATCCTCACGAATCTGTCAAGCTCCCATGCCTTTAATGAAGAAGTCACTTAGCATTGGTCCATGTCCGACCCTATCTCAAGTTGGGCAGCCTCGTCCTTTTCTCAAGAAGTCCATTAGTTTAGGTTTCCCTCGATGGGAACATCATGAAAATCCAAGACCTTATATCTCAGAGACCTGCTACAGAGATGAGTTTCTACATCCAAATGTAAAGGTTAAATCGTGTAGTTTGGGTCATAACTCTGCACGATACTATCCAATGTCAGGTCCATTATGGCGAGGGCCAGTGCCCTTTCCTCCAAGATTCATGGAACCATCCCTTTCTTCCAGACGGGAGTTAGATCCACGTCGACAGCCAGCCATCTTTCCAAACATCTCCAGGTGGCCTCTGTCCTATCAGGAGACGCTTAGGTCAGTTCAACATAAGTATATCCCTCAAGACCCTCCTCGACCGTTTGGCCCACCCAGACCGGTGGCCAGGGGGAACTATCTGCATCCCACAGAACCCAGAAGGGGTCTGCAAAGGCCTTTCCTTCCCAGGGGTTACAGCTGGCCCTCACCATATCAAACAGCTTTTCCCCTACGAGAGCAGCACTTTCCAAGAGAGGTCGACAAGGGGATGAGTGCAGGCAGGGTTTGTACAGAGACAGAGGGCAGGGATATAAGGGGCGAAGGGGGTAGAACCAGTTTCGCCAGCCAGAGCAGTGGAAGGGGTAGTGTGGGCCCATATGGACACCTACGCCAGTCTCTCTCAATTACGCCAACCTTACTAAGCTCACCAGAGACCACTGAGGAGAGTGAGAGACACAGGGCAGACTCAGACCTTCGAGAGCAGAAATCCAAAAG aagAAATACCTCTGTAGATGAGAGTTACGAATGGGATGCTGTGGAATACTCTATGGATCCCTCTATCCTGGAGGCCACGAAGATGGGCTTTGGGGGGGCGGGCAGGGAATTGCGGGAAGATCTGCCCCCTTCCACAGCTGGCCTCCAGGACAACCAGAGTAAAC GCCTACATTCCATCAGCCTTCCCT